Genomic window (Calditrichota bacterium):
CGCGCGGTGAAAATGTCCTCAGGCATCGGTATCCACCCCCTGCAGGTACTTGTTGAAGATCATCCTGCTGATGCCCAGAGCGGCGGCTGCCTTGGATTTGTTGCCGGCGAAACGCTCCAGCGCCGCCCGGCAATAGGCCTGGCGCACCTCGGCAACCACCTCGCGCAGCGGCCGCGTTTCGCCACGAAAATCCAGCGCACCCACCCCTTTGCCCCGCACCGGCTCCAAGCGCAGGTCCTTCTCGTCGATCACCGTGCTGGAGGCGAGGGTGATCGTGCGCTCCAAGAGGTTCTCTAACTCGCGTACATTGCCCACCCAGGGGTAGCTCTGCAAACGGGCGATGGCCTTTGGGGTGAAGGTGTAGCGGATGCCGAGGCGCGCGCTGAAACGATTGAGGATGTGTTCCAAAAGATCCGGGATGTCTTCTGGCCTCTCCCGCAGCGGCGGAATGTAGATGGGGATCACGTTCAGCCGATAGAAAAGGTCTCGCCGAAACTGCCCTTTCTCGATGAGCTCTTCCAGGCTCTGGTTGGTAGCGCTGATCACCCGGATATCGGTCTTGATCTTCTCGTTGCCCCCGACGCGCGTGAATTCCCCTTCCTGCAGCACGCGCAGCATCTTCACCTGCATAGCCAGCGAGGTATCGCCGATTTCGTCAAGGAAGAGCGTGCCGCCATTAGCCAACTCGAACTTGCCGATCTTTTGGCTAATGGCCCCGGTGAATGAACCTTTCTCGTGGCCGAAGAGCTCGCTCTCTAACAGAGTCTCCGGCAGCGCGGCACAATTGACATCCACAAAGACCTTGCCGCGGCGACGACTGCGATCGTGGATAAGTCGGGCGATCAGCTCCTTGCCGGTACCCGACTCGCCCCTGATCAGGACGTTGGCCTCCGATTGTGCCACCTTCTCCACCATGTCCCGCACTGCAGCCATGGCTGCCGAGCGCCCCCAGACAATCTCTCGCTCCACTTTGGTGCGGGAGAAAAGCTCCACCACGCGGTTGGCCAAACTCTCGATGAGATCCAGCTCAAAGGTATTGAGGATGCGGTCGTCGGCGCAGCCAAAGAAGAGTACGCCGTAGTCACCTCCCCCTTCGGCTCGTTGCAGGCGCACAGCCAGACCCGAGCCAAGCCCAGGGTGCTCTGCGAGATTCTTGTAAGGGCTTGAATGAATTTCGTTGACCCGCACAAAGCGTTCGTCTGGCTGCGCAGCCAATCGGGCAGTGACCAGCTCCACCAGCTCGCGACCCACCTCGGTGGACCCCGGAGCCCGGAACCCGCGCGGTCGAGGTCTCCCGTCAGCGCACTCTAGCGCCGGGCCGCGCCGTTCCAGAAAGAGGATGAACTTGTACCGGGTGATGGAGGCCAGCACGTCGAATCCCTGCTCCAGCATTTCGCGCGGGTCCTGTGTCTTGGACAGCGCATCGATGAACTGCTGCAGGTAGCCGGAGTATTTGTAGTCAAAGTCGTAACGCTGCTGGGTCATTGCTCAATCTCTGTGCAGCCGGCCAGATAGCATCTCTTCGCCGCACTGTGCGGCCAGAAAGCAGAAGGCGCGAGCATGGGCCCGCGTCTTGCCAGACGCTCACCGATGGTCCTTCGCCGCGGCAGCGATCTATGCCGCGGAAGCACCTTTTTGTCTACCCCACCTCGGATACAAAAAGGCGCGGCTTCCATTGACTTCACCGAAGCCGCGCCGGACACAGTCTCAGAACCGAACTCCGACGGAAGCTACCACCGTAGTCTTCGTCACTTGCTCATCGACCCGCGTGAGCTCTTCGGAGAGTGAACCGGTGGTCTGTTCCCACTTCCCTCTCACCCAGGCCAGGTCAAACTTGAGCTGCTTGTCCAGGAGAAAGCCCACGCCGAGCGTCAGATAGTCTCGGTCATGGGTGGCGGGCGCTCCTTTGAACGGCGAGGGCAGAATAGCATAGCCGGCCCGCACCTGGGTGCCAAGTCCCGGGATGGTCAGCTCTCCCCCGACGCGTACCTGGGTCGTAGCTCGATAGGTCCGCTGGATGGCCAAGTTCGCCTCGCCCTTGGTCCAGCCGGCCACGGGCGGGTCAGTCTTGAAGCGCACTTGCGACCAGTCCTGATACGTCATGTCACCTGCTATGGTCAACCAGGCCACCGTCGCAGCGGCACCAAAGCCAAAGGCAAAAGGCGAAGAAATCTTGTACTCGAAGGTGCCCGACCGCTGCGAGACATCGCGCGAGCCATTGTCAAATGTCTCGGTGTCCACGTAGCCCCAGTCTTCCTTGCCGGTAAGAGTGAGGGGCGTGCTCATCGTGGCAGCCACCCGCAGGACGTTACCAACGCGGTACAGGCCGCCGAATCGGAAGTTAGTGCCACTGAAGCGCGTGTCGATGTTGTCGTTCTTCTCAAACACGTCGAAGGTATAAAGGTTTAGGTGGTCGTCCTCGCGGAAACTGAGCTGGTAGTCGTCCCGCCCGGTCCAGAAGTTGATCGAGGCACCGAGCGACAGATTTGGGGACATGTCTACTGCGCCACTCAAAACCCAGTTGTTTAGGCCCCCACCCTCAAGCTCATTCCAGCTCTGTCGCACCGCTCCCTCCGCCGTGGGCAATTGCCAGGCATAGTCGAATTGGCCGTCAAAGCTCTGCACGCGATTGTAGCCGCCGGCAAACACCAGGCTGCCCCTGTACGTTGGCACGGGGATGACCAGCCCGATGGCCCCAAGCCTGGTGAAGCTGGCCTCCGACGTCATCTGGTACCCGTACGCACTGGCCTGGTCCTTGCCGACCATGTGCGACAGGGTGCCGAAGACCTCCATGCGCCTGATCTGAGCCAGGCCAGCCGGGTTCCAGTAGGTCGCAGAATAGTCTTCTGCCACCGCTTGGTAGGCACCGCCCATTCCGCCAGCCCGCGCACTCACGCTCAAGGGCTCGCCGATTTGAAAGACGGTGCTCTCGAACGTTTGCGCCCCCGCGCTCCCGACAATGCCGCCTAAGAAACAGATGAGGAGGAACATCCTTCTGAGCACGTCTATCTTCATCTCCTGCTCCGATTCTTGACTGTGCGCTGCGCATTCGCAAACAGTTGCACGGGCTAACTCCGGGAACGGGTGCGGCCGCTGCCCGAAGACTGCCTGCTTCTACCGCTACTGCCACTTGACGACCCAGAGTGGGAGGAGGGCGGTGGCGAATAGCTCCGTGGCGGACTGTAGCTCGGCTGCGGTGCTGACCTCGCCGGTGGAGGGCTGTTGGACGTCCGCTGGTGCTGCCGTGGCGCCGACTTGGTCTCGGCAGGCTTGGCAGGGGCGCTTGCCGGAGGCGCGCTCCTGGGCACGCGGCGGGCAATGTCCGAGTCGCGCTTGACCTGCCGCGCTGGAGTGGCATCCTCCCGCGCAATCCGCCGACCCTGGTCAGGGGCATTGGGGTTCCGCTCGTCGCGCGCTACCCTCCTGGTTGGCAGAGTTTCGCCTCGCCCCTCTGTGGTCCGACGTGGATCCCTCACGGGCCGCGCTAACTCTTGCCCGGAACCCACTCCTTCATGCGGCGAGCGAGTCCGCGTTCCGGACACGGCCGTCATTGGCGGGGCAGTCTGCTGCGCTCCCATACCACCGCCCGCTACCATCGTCCTGCGTTGGAACGGCCGCCGCGCATAGGTTTCCTCCCAGTACCAATAGCGCGGGTAGCGCGGGTGATAGTAGTACCATCCCCAACTCGGCCCGTAGTAAGCCCACCCACCGTAGTACGAAAACGGCGTCCAATACCACGGGTCCCCCCAATACGGATACCAGCTGTACCACGGGTCCCAGTAGTAGTGCACCCGCCAGCCAAAGTAGAAGCGCCACGGATAGTTGTAGTAGGGATCCCACCAGTACCACCACGGATCGTACACGAAGTACGGCCGCCCGTACAGGCCATGGTGGTAAACGTCCACCCGATGATAGACAGTCGAGTCGGCAGTAGCGACAGCTGACGTGTCCTCCTCGACGTAGCGCTCCTCGTACTCGTCGTAGGAGGTGGCCTCACTCTCCACCCTCACTTTGGCAATCTGGGTGTAGCACCCTGCCACGAGGAACAGCGCCAGTACTGCTAACGTGGCGACCAACGCATGGCTCTTTGTCGTTGCCATCAGTATCGCCTCCTCATTTGCTCGGAGCGCAGGGCCTCCTTCCGCAGCATTCTTGCCTCCGAACCCAAGCCCTTCGTTCGTGCCTGCATAGCCCTGCTCCCCCAAGCCCAATCTTCCGTCGCGGTTTAGGGCAGCATCCCTCGCCTTTCGCTTTCCCCACGAGGTCTAAGCTGCTTCCTCGTTTACCATTTGAAATATACGAAGACCGCCTGCGATTGTCAACCAGTAATTTGCAAAGGCTGTGCCAGCGCTCGCAAAACCAAGCGGGGCGACAACTCCTTGAGGATTGGCAAGATGTCCCACTCCCGGCGCACCGTCAAGTCCCGAGGGTCTCAGAAAACCCCACCGAGATGCCAACTTTCTTAGCAGGACTGGCGAGCTTGTGAGCAGGGTTCTGTGCCTCAAAAGTAGAAACCATATTCTCTGGTGGTCCAGGCTGCCACCGGCACCCCGTGTTCCTTGCCAGGGATGAAGCGGGTGGCGCGCGCCGCTCTTAGGGCTGCCCGGGCGCACTCCTCACTGCCCGTCGTGTTCAGGATGACTACCGCCTCGGCGACCGAGCCGTCAGCCCTGACCAACAGGCTGACCTTCACCACGCCTTGCGCCCCTTTCTGCCGCGCAGCCTTAGGGTACTCCGGAAAAACCTCGGCAATGGGGCGCGGCGGGCTTACAAACGAGGCGCCACTCTCTGGCGCACCGGCCATTAGGGAGGAGGCCGCTTGAAAGGAGATATCGGTCAGTTCGATGGTTTCGTCCAGGGGCAAAGCTGGGTCGTCCACAGGGACCGGCACCGCCGGACGCGGGGGTGGAGCAACCGCCCCAGGCTGGCGGGTCACCGGCACCTCTTCTACCTGCACCTGGAGGGGAACGAGGGCAACGGGCCTTGGTTTGACTTTGAACCGCGGCGAGAGCTGGAAGCAGACGATGAGGATGAGCAGGGTAACAACCGCAGCACGCTCCAGCCGCACTCGATACCCGGCTTTAAAGATCTCATGTGCGGTGGAAGTTGCCATCTTGTCCATCCTCGGGTGCACCAGGAGCCCTGCCCTCCTTGCTTGCCCAAAACGACAAAGCCCCACGCCGGGGCCTTGTCTCAGATGCGCTCCATGGCAGTCGCAGGGAGCCAACCGACCTTGCCGTCAGGCAGGCGAATCCGGCACCAGCTGCCGCTCACTTCCTCGATCCGCACCTTGGCGCCGGCATGGAGAAAGAACTGCTCTGCGGCCTCCTCATGGGGTCCGCTCAGGGCCGCGACTTTCTCTGCTAAGACAACGGCTTCCGCCACATGGGCCCTTTCATGCAGACGTCCGGCCAGCGTCGCGGCAAAGAGGAGGAGCAGCAGGCCAAAGGCCCAGAGTCCAGCCTTGAGCGGGCGACGGGCCCTCCCCTGCCTGTCCAGCACAATGCCAATGACCAGGGCAACCACAATGAGATACAGGCCCATCACCACTCGCAAAAGCGTACCCAGAGCCAGCCAGTTCTTGAAGTTCTCCACGAAGCGAAAGAGCACGAACTTCGGAGGCACCACGATGCGGTCAACCGTCTTGAGGTTCGCCAACTCGAGGTTGAATCGCACCTCCTCGTCGTCTGGCAACAGGCGCCTGGCCCTTTCGTAGTTGAGAATTGCCCTGCCAATGTCGCCCAGCCGGTAGTAGGCGTTTCCCAAGTTGAAATAGAGGGCCCCACTTTCGAAGCCTGCGGCTAACGCCTGCTCATACTTGGCCACCGCGCCCTGGTAGTCCCCCCGTTCGTAGAGCGAATTCCCTTCGCGCACCACGCTCTCAGCTGCGCTCCGCCCTTGGGCAAGCACGACCGCAAGAGGCCAGCACACGGCAAGAAAGGCTGTCAACCAGA
Coding sequences:
- a CDS encoding TonB family protein translates to MATSTAHEIFKAGYRVRLERAAVVTLLILIVCFQLSPRFKVKPRPVALVPLQVQVEEVPVTRQPGAVAPPPRPAVPVPVDDPALPLDETIELTDISFQAASSLMAGAPESGASFVSPPRPIAEVFPEYPKAARQKGAQGVVKVSLLVRADGSVAEAVVILNTTGSEECARAALRAARATRFIPGKEHGVPVAAWTTREYGFYF
- a CDS encoding outer membrane protein transport protein, whose product is MKIDVLRRMFLLICFLGGIVGSAGAQTFESTVFQIGEPLSVSARAGGMGGAYQAVAEDYSATYWNPAGLAQIRRMEVFGTLSHMVGKDQASAYGYQMTSEASFTRLGAIGLVIPVPTYRGSLVFAGGYNRVQSFDGQFDYAWQLPTAEGAVRQSWNELEGGGLNNWVLSGAVDMSPNLSLGASINFWTGRDDYQLSFREDDHLNLYTFDVFEKNDNIDTRFSGTNFRFGGLYRVGNVLRVAATMSTPLTLTGKEDWGYVDTETFDNGSRDVSQRSGTFEYKISSPFAFGFGAAATVAWLTIAGDMTYQDWSQVRFKTDPPVAGWTKGEANLAIQRTYRATTQVRVGGELTIPGLGTQVRAGYAILPSPFKGAPATHDRDYLTLGVGFLLDKQLKFDLAWVRGKWEQTTGSLSEELTRVDEQVTKTTVVASVGVRF
- a CDS encoding tetratricopeptide repeat protein, with the translated sequence MRRLWLTAFLAVCWPLAVVLAQGRSAAESVVREGNSLYERGDYQGAVAKYEQALAAGFESGALYFNLGNAYYRLGDIGRAILNYERARRLLPDDEEVRFNLELANLKTVDRIVVPPKFVLFRFVENFKNWLALGTLLRVVMGLYLIVVALVIGIVLDRQGRARRPLKAGLWAFGLLLLLFAATLAGRLHERAHVAEAVVLAEKVAALSGPHEEAAEQFFLHAGAKVRIEEVSGSWCRIRLPDGKVGWLPATAMERI
- a CDS encoding sigma-54-dependent Fis family transcriptional regulator encodes the protein MTQQRYDFDYKYSGYLQQFIDALSKTQDPREMLEQGFDVLASITRYKFILFLERRGPALECADGRPRPRGFRAPGSTEVGRELVELVTARLAAQPDERFVRVNEIHSSPYKNLAEHPGLGSGLAVRLQRAEGGGDYGVLFFGCADDRILNTFELDLIESLANRVVELFSRTKVEREIVWGRSAAMAAVRDMVEKVAQSEANVLIRGESGTGKELIARLIHDRSRRRGKVFVDVNCAALPETLLESELFGHEKGSFTGAISQKIGKFELANGGTLFLDEIGDTSLAMQVKMLRVLQEGEFTRVGGNEKIKTDIRVISATNQSLEELIEKGQFRRDLFYRLNVIPIYIPPLRERPEDIPDLLEHILNRFSARLGIRYTFTPKAIARLQSYPWVGNVRELENLLERTITLASSTVIDEKDLRLEPVRGKGVGALDFRGETRPLREVVAEVRQAYCRAALERFAGNKSKAAAALGISRMIFNKYLQGVDTDA